AGCCTTTATGCAAAGCCGGGCCAGAAGATTGCCTTTGTAGGCTCCACCGGCGCAGGAAAAACTACAATCACTAATTTAATCAACCGTTTTTACGATATACAGTCAGGCTCTATTACAATAGACGGAGTAAATATCAGAGATATTCAAAGAGACAATTTAAGAAGAAATATTGCTATGGTGCTCCAGGATACTCATTTATTTACAGGCACAGTAATGGAAAATATTCGTTACGGCAGACTGGACGCTACAGACGAGGAAGTGATTCAGGCAGCGAAAACAGCCTCCGCCCATTCATTTATTATGAAACTTCCCAAAGGATATGATACAATGCTAGAGGGAGACGGAGCTAATTTAAGCCAGGGTCAAAGACAGCTGTTAAATATTGCCAGGGCGGCAGTGTCAAAGGCCCCTATTCTGATTTTAGACGAGGCTACCAGCTCTGTTGATACCAGAACGGAAAAGCACATTGAAAGGGGAATGGATCAGCTGATGGCTGACAGAACTACATTTGTCATTGCCCACCGCCTTTCTACTGTGCGGAATGCAGACGCTATTATGGTGCTGGAAAACGGAGAGATTATTGAAAGAGGCGGCCATGATCAGCTGATTCAGGAAAAGGGAAGATATTACAATTTATACACAGGATTAAGTCAGTTAGATTAAGGAGAAAAAATGAGTTATTATGTAATTGTCTACGACAGGGAAAATGTATTTCACAGCAAAGCTGATCTGTTCAGTCAGGTTGAAAAAGAAAAAAATACAAAAGAAAATTCAGACTTTGAAGATTATCAAAAAGCTTCTGAGGACCTTAGGGCCTGGTTTCTGGAAATGATTAAAAATTTCCCTCCTGCCAGGGGAGAGTTTTCTCCTGAAAAAGAGAAGGTGGAAAATAATGAGGAGCTGAGAATGCATTTAACAGATTATTTTGTGAGCAGCCACATGATATACGCCGCCTTTCATCCAAGTGTGCGGAAACAGGCAGGCGATGTGGCAAAAAAGTTAACTATGGTGTACGATTTAGGGTTTTATGATACAGACCAATGACTGTCCCGTTCCTCTTGCGCCTTAACACATTCTATGATATTATGTATCGAGTAAAAACTGGCGGAAAATAGCCGCCGGCGCAGTCCGGCCAAGGCGCCGGCAGGGCAGCAGCCTTGGGGCGCGCTTTTTATATAGGGTAAGAAGAAAGTGACAGAAGAAATATGGAACAATATTTGATTGTATGTCCTCTTGTATTTCTGGCAGGTCTTGTAGATGCAATTGCAGGAGGGGGAGGATTAATTTCCCTTCCTGCTTATTTTCTGGCGGGAGTGCCTACATATACAGCCTTAGCCACTAATAAGTTAGGCTCCACTATGGGGACTGTGGTATCTACTGTCCGCTTAGCTAAAAATGGTTATGTAAATTTTAAAATAGCAGGATTTGCAGCTGTTGCCTCTGTCATTGGGGCTGTTGCGGGAGCCAATTTAACTTTAATGGCGGACGAGACGATTGTAAGGCATATGATGATTGCCGTTCTGCCTGTAGTTGCATTTTATGTTCTCAGGAACAAGGATTTAGGGGACTGTGAAAAGACTAACACAAAAACAGAAGGGCAGATGGCTGTCCTGTCTTTTTTCATTGCTTTGGCAATGGGGATTTATGACGGATTTTATGGTCCCGGCACAGGAACATTTTTGATTCTGCTTCTTTGCGGAGTGGCTAAAATGGACATTAAAAGAGCTGCAGGTGTGACAAAGGTACTGAATTTGTCCTCTAATGTGGCGGCTTTAATTACATTTTTTGTTAACAGAAGAGTAGATTGCCGGCTGGGCCTGGCGGCGGGGATTTTCTGCATTGCAGGTCATTATATAGGCTCCGGCATGGTGGTAAGCAACGGCAAAAAGGTCATTCGGCCTGTGATCCTGGTGGTCCTGGCTATTTTGTTTGTGAAATTATTGGAGGAAAACATATGAAATGGAAAAAGTTTACTTTAAGCACCACAACTGAAGCTGTAGATCTGATCAGCAGTATGCTGGATGAAATTGGCATTGAGGGCATTGAAATCCAGGATAATGTGCCTTTAACAGAGGCTGAGACAAAGGGAATGTTTATTGACATTCTGCCGGAGCTTCCGCCGGATAACGGGGAGGCGAAAGTCAGTTTCTATTTGGAGGACTTAACAGATTTAGACAGAATTTTAAAAGAGATTGAAGAAGGACTGGACGAGCTGTCTTTATTTGTAAATGTAGGAGACAGAACAATTACTGCTTCAGAGACAGAGGACAAGGACTGGATCAACAACTGGAAGCAGTATTTTAAGCCGTTTACAGTGGACGATATTTTGATTCGCCCTACATGGGAGGAGACGCCAGAGGAGCATAAGGACAAGTTTTTAATTTTAATTGATCCTGGCACAGCCTTTGGAACAGGGCAGCATGAGACTACTCAGCTGTGTATCAGACAGCTGAAAAAATATATAAAGCCAGGCTGTAAGGTGCTGGATGTAGGCACGGGAAGCGGAATCCTGGGAATTACAGCATTAAAGCTGGGGGCAGGAGAGGTTTTCGGCACAGATTTAGACGAAAACGCCATCACAGCAGTGCTGGAAAACTTAGATTCTAACGGGCTGGACCCGGGACAGTTTTTTGTGATGAAGGGCAATATTATTGACGATAAGCAGGTGCAGGATAAGGCAGGCTATGAATGTTATGATATTGCAGTGGCAAATATTCTGGCGGATGTTATTATTATGCTTCAGAAGGAAATCCCTGTGCACATTAAAAAAGGCGGAATCTTTATTACCTCAGGCATTATTAACATGAAGGAAGAGGCGGTAAAGGAAGCGTTTCAGGCCAATGAAGCATTTGAAATAATAGAAATCACAAGGCAGGGAGACTGGGTGTCTGTTACAGCCAAAAAGCTGTAGGAGACAGACAAGGAGGATAAAGTGTTTCATTTTTTTGTGAAACAAGATCAAATAGAGGAAGAAAGAATCTGCATCACCGGCGCTGACGTAAATCACATGAAAAATGTGCTTCGCATGAAACAAGGGGAGGAAATTTTAATCAGCGACGGAGAGGGAAAGGATTATTATTGTAAAGTTCATAAGCTGGAAAAAGACCAGGTGATTGCTTCCATAATCTCTAAAGGAAGCTCAGAGACAGAGCTGCCTGCAAAGCTGGTGCTGTTTCAGGGGCTGCCTAAGGGAGATAAAATGGAGTTTATTATACAGAAGGCAGTAGAGCTGGGAGTATGGGAAATTGTGCCGGTTTCCACAAAATATACAGTAGTAAAACTGGACGGAAAGAAGGAAGAAAACCGTTTAAAAAGGTGGAATGCTATTGCAGAAAGCGCGGCCAAGCAGTCTAAAAGAGGGCTGATTCCAAAGGTGAGGGAAATAATGACCTTAGATCAGGCTTTATCCTACAGCCAGACATTTGATATGGCCATAATTCCTTATGAGGAAGCAAGGGGAATGGAGACGGCCAAACAGGCAGTGAGCGCTGTAAAGCCTGGAATGAAGGCGGGGATTTTTATTGGCCCTGAGGGAGGCTTTGCAAAAGAGGAAATTAAAGCCGCAGTGGACCATGGGGCAATGCCGGTGTCCTTAGGAAAAAGAATTCTCAGAACGGAAACCGCAGGGCTGGCCGTACTGTCCGTGCTTATGTTTGCATTGGAAGAATAAATGCAGGAAGGATGCAGGAAATAAAAGGAGCAGATAAATATGGAAGTATATTTTGACAATTCGGCTACTACTAGATCACTGGACTCTGTGGCTAAGCTGGTGCTGAAAATGATGACAGAGGAATACGGAAACCCTTCTGCCAGACATATTATGGGAGTAAAAGCAGAGCAGGCTGTGAAACAGGCAGCGCAGGATATTGCAGCTACCTTAAAGGTGAAGGATAAAGAAATTTTATTTACTTCCGGAGGCTCTGAGTCTAACAATATGGCGTTAATAGGAACTGCCCTGGCCAATAAAAGAGGGGGAAATCACATTATTGCTTCCAGTATTGAGCATCCGTCTGTTTATAATACCCTTTCTTATTTAGAGGAATTAGGTTTTCGGGTTACATACTTAAAGGTAGATGAAAAGGGCCACGTAGATATGGATATGCTGAAAAATTCTATTTGCCCTGAAACTATTTTAGTGTCTATTATGTATGTAAATAATGA
The window above is part of the Lachnoclostridium edouardi genome. Proteins encoded here:
- a CDS encoding 16S rRNA (uracil(1498)-N(3))-methyltransferase, which gives rise to MFHFFVKQDQIEEERICITGADVNHMKNVLRMKQGEEILISDGEGKDYYCKVHKLEKDQVIASIISKGSSETELPAKLVLFQGLPKGDKMEFIIQKAVELGVWEIVPVSTKYTVVKLDGKKEENRLKRWNAIAESAAKQSKRGLIPKVREIMTLDQALSYSQTFDMAIIPYEEARGMETAKQAVSAVKPGMKAGIFIGPEGGFAKEEIKAAVDHGAMPVSLGKRILRTETAGLAVLSVLMFALEE
- a CDS encoding sulfite exporter TauE/SafE family protein; protein product: MEQYLIVCPLVFLAGLVDAIAGGGGLISLPAYFLAGVPTYTALATNKLGSTMGTVVSTVRLAKNGYVNFKIAGFAAVASVIGAVAGANLTLMADETIVRHMMIAVLPVVAFYVLRNKDLGDCEKTNTKTEGQMAVLSFFIALAMGIYDGFYGPGTGTFLILLLCGVAKMDIKRAAGVTKVLNLSSNVAALITFFVNRRVDCRLGLAAGIFCIAGHYIGSGMVVSNGKKVIRPVILVVLAILFVKLLEENI
- the prmA gene encoding 50S ribosomal protein L11 methyltransferase, translated to MKWKKFTLSTTTEAVDLISSMLDEIGIEGIEIQDNVPLTEAETKGMFIDILPELPPDNGEAKVSFYLEDLTDLDRILKEIEEGLDELSLFVNVGDRTITASETEDKDWINNWKQYFKPFTVDDILIRPTWEETPEEHKDKFLILIDPGTAFGTGQHETTQLCIRQLKKYIKPGCKVLDVGTGSGILGITALKLGAGEVFGTDLDENAITAVLENLDSNGLDPGQFFVMKGNIIDDKQVQDKAGYECYDIAVANILADVIIMLQKEIPVHIKKGGIFITSGIINMKEEAVKEAFQANEAFEIIEITRQGDWVSVTAKKL